A single Anatilimnocola floriformis DNA region contains:
- a CDS encoding tetratricopeptide repeat protein — protein MTRSIRWLAAAAVGCLLFTSVGWSQDQLLDELYGRGVHNYFARNYSQAHTFLTEAVQGGSQDPRVYYFRALAYSKLGRPDEAKADFEKGAAFEVQAGDIYPIGRSLERVQGNDRMTLEGYRRSARISARSNTNKRDNVRFEEMKRNEQEVLRNPGAAGNLPAPAPGAPAAPAAPAPSDPFGAPPMADPFGGAAPAAPAAPAAPGAPADPFGAGAAPAAPAPMPAAPAADPFGAAPAPGAPAPMPAPAADPFGAAPAPGAPAPMPAPAADPFGAAPAPGAPAPMPAPAADPFGAAPAPGAPAPMPAPAADPFGAAPAPAAPMPAAPAAPAADPFGAAPATAPAVPADPFGAGAAPVATPVAAGGKSTMGSLFRAFTKAIPGEASAPGAAPIVDPAVRPADNQVDPFKDDSPAAPAAGRPAAAMPAADPFGAAPPPAAPTAPAPAAPAPAAADPFGAAPPPAAPAAPAPAADPFGAAPPAPAAPAPAPAADPFG, from the coding sequence ATGACACGGAGCATTCGATGGCTGGCAGCGGCGGCGGTGGGCTGCTTGCTGTTCACCTCGGTCGGTTGGTCGCAAGATCAGCTGCTGGACGAACTTTACGGGCGGGGTGTGCATAACTATTTTGCACGCAACTATTCGCAAGCCCATACTTTTTTGACTGAGGCGGTCCAAGGCGGCAGCCAAGACCCGCGGGTCTATTACTTCCGCGCGCTCGCCTATAGCAAGCTCGGCCGGCCCGATGAAGCCAAGGCCGATTTTGAGAAGGGGGCCGCTTTCGAAGTGCAAGCTGGCGACATCTATCCCATCGGCCGTTCGCTGGAACGGGTGCAGGGAAATGACCGGATGACCCTCGAAGGTTATCGCCGCAGCGCCCGCATTTCTGCTCGCAGCAATACGAACAAACGAGACAATGTCCGCTTCGAAGAAATGAAGCGGAACGAACAAGAAGTGCTGCGGAATCCCGGCGCGGCTGGCAATTTGCCGGCCCCAGCCCCGGGAGCACCGGCTGCTCCTGCAGCTCCGGCCCCGAGCGACCCGTTTGGCGCTCCGCCCATGGCTGATCCATTTGGTGGTGCGGCTCCGGCTGCTCCTGCTGCACCCGCGGCCCCTGGCGCTCCGGCCGATCCGTTCGGTGCTGGCGCCGCCCCGGCAGCTCCTGCTCCAATGCCTGCCGCCCCCGCAGCGGACCCATTTGGTGCTGCTCCAGCGCCGGGTGCTCCGGCCCCAATGCCTGCTCCGGCAGCCGATCCATTCGGCGCTGCCCCAGCGCCGGGTGCTCCGGCTCCGATGCCCGCTCCTGCTGCCGATCCATTTGGCGCTGCTCCAGCGCCAGGTGCTCCGGCTCCGATGCCTGCTCCGGCAGCCGATCCATTTGGTGCTGCCCCAGCGCCGGGTGCTCCGGCTCCAATGCCTGCTCCTGCTGCGGATCCATTCGGCGCTGCTCCAGCTCCCGCCGCACCGATGCCGGCAGCTCCGGCTGCTCCAGCAGCAGATCCCTTTGGTGCTGCTCCGGCAACCGCCCCTGCCGTACCCGCTGATCCGTTCGGCGCTGGCGCTGCTCCCGTTGCCACCCCAGTAGCCGCTGGCGGTAAGTCCACCATGGGTTCGCTGTTTCGCGCTTTTACCAAAGCCATTCCCGGTGAAGCGAGCGCTCCCGGTGCTGCTCCCATCGTCGATCCAGCCGTTCGCCCAGCCGACAACCAAGTCGATCCTTTCAAGGATGACTCGCCGGCCGCGCCTGCTGCAGGTCGCCCAGCTGCGGCCATGCCAGCCGCCGATCCTTTTGGCGCTGCTCCGCCTCCCGCAGCCCCGACTGCACCGGCTCCGGCCGCCCCAGCACCCGCAGCAGCCGATCCTTTTGGCGCAGCCCCGCCGCCTGCTGCTCCCGCAGCTCCAGCCCCGGCAGCTGATCCGTTCGGCGCTGCTCCGCCAGCGCCAGCCGCTCCTGCACCAGCTCCTGCCGCCGATCCGTTCGGTTAA